The following are encoded together in the Kribbella sp. CA-293567 genome:
- a CDS encoding DUF6079 family protein has protein sequence MSTLLRDVIDIPERAGAEDYVLRLTDSVGHEAASRTIDEYVVTDAIADAFDSALGLVSEAVGSGVSRGAFLTGSFGSGKSHFMAVLHALLRHEPAARAKAELQAAIAKHDHQLYERKILPLAFHLLGARTMEQALFEGYIRQVRELHPGAPLPAIHKSDALLDDAEGLRQRLGDERFFGGLNRGTEADGDKGDPWATILGAGSWDAERYAEARAASPATDLRMQLATALVETYFTAYTQQAEFVDLDTGLAAIASHSKALGYDAVVLFLDELVLWLAFSVQDREFFRRESQKLTKLVESAIGGRAIPLISFVARQMDLRRWFADSGASGSEQEALDRAFRHQEGRFGTVALGDENLPYVAHQRLLRPKSPEAEHQLEEAFKAIDRRPAVWDVLLDGVNTDERHRGADEKAFALTYPFSPALVSTLRSLASVMQRERTALKVMQHMLVDRRDALTIDEIIPVGDSFDLIVQGQSGQALDAQAAALFRSANKLYTEKLRPLLLRMHGIDEQTIEDQPASVPSPFRTDDRLAKTLLLSAVAPNVPALKALTASRLASLNHGSLVSPLPGGEASLVLSKIRTWARDVPEIHLDDDDRNPTIRVQLSEVDYESIVERAKGEDNDGRRRELIKSLVSDGLGIELDQQDIQGAHHHQLVWRGSRREVDVIFGNVRDRSWLSDDHFIANAGTWRVVVDHPFDDAGHSSSEDLRRLDDMQSRGFQSPTIVWLPKFLSDEKLRELRRLVILNWLLEGSGDRWQSHADHLNEADRAVARGILESQRNTLRRSLEDAIQQAYGAASVRPGVLLDDASHDRTLVSLDRSFAPANPVGATLGAAFDNLLAQAFEATYPGHPNFEPGDVEVKAKDLRAVAAHVARAVADREKRVELQGDVGAVRRIAGPLGVGTAAETHYILGDDRFSPWGQEIERALGRREQEGGAIPHDPVTVVELRRWIDEVKPAQGLRQEVSDLVIITWAALRQRAWFQHEQALGAVPEPGMLAPSMELRTQPMPTTTEWTEATTVAGGLLGVHGAAHLTAPAVADFVHQVTEKAKEFAVAAPGLVSALESANARLDVTDSDRFRTANATAELVQHLRHLTGLELVRRVAAADLGASPSAAGKSLATAASVTSAIDRFHWERLGPLVQAMQSEGTAANQAANIVNRLRAALEADEIVTAIGTALNDTDSAIFRWLADHLPPVITPPIVGPGPIEPPLPPGTPRGRATRYKDTTKDAVITELGAFLDEHPEDAVEVTWRVLE, from the coding sequence GTGAGCACGCTGCTCCGAGACGTCATCGACATCCCCGAACGCGCGGGAGCCGAAGACTATGTCCTGCGCCTGACCGACTCGGTCGGCCACGAGGCGGCGAGTCGTACGATCGACGAGTATGTCGTCACCGACGCGATCGCAGACGCTTTCGACTCGGCCCTTGGACTCGTCAGCGAGGCAGTCGGCTCCGGCGTCAGCCGCGGGGCTTTCCTTACTGGCTCCTTCGGGTCCGGCAAGTCGCACTTCATGGCGGTGCTGCACGCCCTGCTCCGGCACGAGCCGGCCGCCAGAGCCAAGGCGGAACTGCAGGCCGCCATTGCCAAACACGACCACCAACTTTACGAGCGCAAGATCCTCCCGCTGGCCTTCCACTTGCTCGGTGCGAGGACGATGGAGCAGGCGCTGTTCGAGGGCTACATCCGACAGGTCCGCGAGCTCCACCCCGGGGCACCGTTGCCTGCGATCCACAAGTCAGATGCACTCCTCGACGATGCGGAGGGACTGCGTCAGCGACTCGGGGATGAGCGCTTCTTCGGCGGTCTCAACCGTGGTACGGAGGCGGACGGAGACAAAGGCGACCCGTGGGCCACCATCCTCGGCGCTGGTTCGTGGGATGCGGAGCGCTATGCCGAGGCGCGTGCGGCGTCGCCCGCGACCGACCTGCGCATGCAGCTGGCGACAGCGCTCGTCGAGACGTACTTCACGGCGTACACGCAGCAGGCGGAGTTCGTCGATCTCGACACCGGCTTGGCCGCAATCGCGAGCCACAGCAAGGCCCTGGGCTATGACGCTGTCGTCCTGTTCCTCGACGAACTCGTGCTCTGGCTCGCCTTCTCGGTGCAGGACCGAGAGTTCTTCCGGCGCGAGTCGCAGAAGCTGACGAAGCTGGTGGAGTCCGCGATCGGTGGCCGCGCGATCCCGCTGATCTCGTTCGTCGCGCGGCAGATGGACCTACGTCGCTGGTTCGCGGACTCCGGGGCGAGTGGCTCGGAGCAGGAGGCTCTAGACCGCGCGTTCCGCCACCAGGAGGGCCGTTTCGGAACCGTTGCCCTCGGCGACGAGAACCTGCCGTACGTCGCCCACCAACGTCTGCTGCGACCCAAAAGCCCGGAGGCCGAGCACCAACTCGAGGAGGCTTTCAAGGCCATCGACCGTCGTCCAGCGGTCTGGGACGTCCTGCTGGACGGCGTGAACACCGACGAGCGTCACCGCGGAGCGGACGAGAAGGCCTTCGCGCTGACCTATCCTTTCTCTCCCGCACTGGTCTCGACACTCCGCTCCCTCGCCAGCGTCATGCAGCGGGAGCGCACCGCCCTCAAGGTCATGCAGCACATGCTCGTGGACCGGCGGGACGCCTTGACTATCGACGAAATCATCCCAGTCGGTGACTCGTTCGACCTCATCGTCCAGGGCCAGAGCGGTCAGGCGCTTGACGCGCAGGCCGCTGCGCTGTTCAGGTCAGCCAACAAGCTCTACACCGAGAAGCTCCGCCCACTCCTGCTGAGAATGCACGGCATTGACGAGCAGACCATCGAAGACCAGCCGGCGAGCGTGCCGTCACCGTTCAGGACGGACGACCGGCTTGCCAAGACGCTGCTCTTGTCTGCCGTCGCACCGAATGTTCCGGCGCTCAAGGCGCTGACCGCGTCGCGGCTGGCTTCGCTCAATCACGGCTCGCTTGTGTCTCCACTCCCGGGTGGCGAGGCCTCCCTTGTGTTGTCGAAGATTCGCACCTGGGCTCGCGATGTCCCGGAGATCCACCTCGACGACGACGATCGCAATCCGACCATCCGGGTCCAGCTCTCCGAGGTCGATTACGAGTCGATCGTCGAGAGGGCCAAGGGCGAGGACAACGACGGTCGCAGACGTGAGCTCATCAAGAGCCTTGTCAGCGATGGGCTCGGCATCGAGCTTGACCAGCAGGACATCCAAGGCGCGCACCATCACCAGCTGGTCTGGCGCGGGTCTCGACGCGAGGTGGACGTTATCTTCGGTAACGTCCGCGACCGTAGTTGGCTCTCAGACGATCACTTCATAGCGAACGCCGGAACGTGGCGCGTCGTCGTTGATCACCCGTTCGACGACGCCGGTCATTCGTCATCGGAGGACTTGCGGCGGCTCGATGACATGCAAAGCCGAGGTTTCCAGTCGCCGACCATCGTCTGGCTGCCGAAGTTCCTGTCCGACGAGAAGCTTCGAGAGTTACGCCGACTCGTCATCCTGAACTGGCTTCTCGAGGGTAGCGGGGATCGGTGGCAGAGCCACGCGGATCACCTGAATGAGGCGGACCGAGCCGTGGCGCGAGGGATCCTCGAATCTCAGCGGAACACGTTGCGCCGCAGCCTCGAAGACGCCATCCAGCAGGCATACGGCGCCGCGTCAGTACGTCCTGGCGTCCTGCTCGATGACGCGTCGCACGACCGGACTCTCGTCTCCTTGGATCGATCCTTCGCCCCGGCCAACCCGGTGGGAGCAACGCTCGGAGCCGCGTTCGACAACTTGCTGGCGCAGGCCTTCGAAGCGACCTATCCGGGCCACCCGAACTTCGAGCCCGGCGACGTCGAGGTCAAGGCGAAGGATCTGCGAGCCGTGGCTGCACACGTCGCTCGCGCAGTCGCCGACCGCGAGAAGCGGGTCGAACTGCAAGGTGACGTCGGTGCCGTCCGGCGGATAGCGGGACCGCTCGGTGTCGGGACCGCTGCGGAGACGCATTACATCCTTGGTGACGACCGCTTCAGCCCCTGGGGCCAGGAGATCGAGCGGGCCCTGGGGCGCCGCGAGCAGGAGGGTGGTGCCATCCCTCACGATCCCGTGACCGTTGTGGAACTCCGGCGCTGGATTGATGAGGTCAAGCCAGCCCAAGGCCTGCGCCAGGAGGTCAGTGACCTCGTCATCATCACCTGGGCGGCACTGCGTCAGCGGGCCTGGTTCCAGCACGAGCAAGCCCTTGGCGCCGTGCCTGAGCCAGGGATGCTCGCGCCGAGCATGGAGCTGCGGACTCAGCCCATGCCCACCACGACCGAGTGGACCGAGGCAACCACCGTCGCCGGCGGGCTGCTTGGTGTGCACGGCGCGGCCCACCTGACTGCTCCGGCGGTGGCTGACTTCGTGCACCAAGTGACGGAGAAGGCGAAGGAGTTCGCTGTGGCTGCGCCCGGTCTTGTGAGCGCGCTGGAATCGGCGAACGCTCGCCTCGACGTGACCGACAGCGACCGATTCAGGACGGCCAACGCTACCGCCGAGCTGGTGCAACACCTGCGCCACCTGACTGGCCTCGAGCTAGTACGGCGAGTCGCTGCGGCCGACCTCGGTGCGTCGCCCTCTGCTGCCGGTAAGTCGCTGGCCACGGCGGCCTCGGTGACCAGCGCGATCGATCGTTTCCACTGGGAACGGCTCGGGCCGTTGGTGCAGGCTATGCAGTCCGAGGGCACAGCCGCCAACCAGGCTGCGAACATCGTGAATCGCCTCCGCGCAGCACTCGAGGCGGACGAGATTGTCACGGCTATCGGTACGGCTCTCAACGACACGGACAGTGCCATCTTCCGCTGGCTCGCCGACCATCTGCCGCCCGTCATCACGCCACCTATCGTTGGGCCGGGTCCGATCGAGCCGCCGCTTCCGCCCGGAACCCCGCGCGGCCGGGCCACGCGCTATAAGGACACCACCAAAGACGCGGTGATCACTGAACTAGGAGCATTTCTCGACGAGCACCCGGAGGACGCGGTCGAGGTGACATGGCGGGTGCTCGAATGA